One Megachile rotundata isolate GNS110a chromosome 5, iyMegRotu1, whole genome shotgun sequence genomic region harbors:
- the LOC100883153 gene encoding uncharacterized protein LOC100883153 isoform X1: protein MSYAEHGPRIFLANRSNGGTPLIYGDYVLPKKRIEGRLKLYDSCSDIRAWSPNYVEHSRYFRELNENGSPVGKIIPFNVVIDNIIQLNSQTQNELQIVKKELEKYKSLQLSPKQEQQLRSLENKQEIKELLQNDNCTSQLKDAFLNISKSVPAINSNSYLSIHVPFRKHFQNKTKDKPILRIQPNEIHSYSATAVDPSLNNSSLVSTYQSIKSLITEGIINEYLNIFNLFTFNYEPNFSDINDKPAPWIEYIDVGVQVDIKPCNIEKIDNQIDKYLNKTSSLTPAISRASFTPKYSDQDTTITELDSSSIQTNNDKEQSFECDASCSESSQNIETECSFDSHQSTHKAIIIQKDSEIISLEYKLRARDDELEELRDANKELKISLSTQQENLKMIHDRFFKLYHQHNYEVESLKQQLHDYKHLIEQLQKDLNDKCKTCHLQSQEIEKLQLCNKDVAMLQSEKNCLLKKLQEMEQSIKNAKTYNLEKIKCISQQKDELEKQNYEQSCMITDQEEEITQLLDVIKETSITYEEQMKTKDMLENLKAEIHNKNIKISQYEKQLVSIKQEISDFFNNLKHALNNLEDLNGSCEDICNCANCDLDINEEANNVLLNINVIMTRFQSYKIESQNLLQQLQELKQCIENNKQQIHLNQSLENIICEDCYYESDLKLKNTSGKTNVIVLRIEQNKSSVNELEFEDDISTSITNHNCLDTTNNNFNFYKHETECDNRIVELNQKTNVDKEGKKILEYFSHFLIKLRSLTQQMKIYVETERPFIIKLIYSFYDILENIQSAINISQDITMRKQHISNLYNQHKEEYMKCAFNIKELPPGLLKIQNKINEFIGTILWQLLDEILHKERNTLHDKQINHAFEMYFKSCIDRVNNALHGAGDHHIQIVEEIEKQQKELQKKDTEIAQLKEEVAQHLARRGEGDCLHQRELENSIAIKEQLSKVTAELSNKNGIILKLKDQLQIFKNELSTHNKNRNALKKKNKNYNNIKDKKCLLLTVKNKIIKNLSQRLSEVNDVNVNMTSKLMEIERKLCDIKHENRKLQDQIMQADTIISNNNKTIINLKDNIEKNENIVLRNITEHQNVVKEKDYEIVKLRNENELSSAKLKDMENKLIKMNQTITSLTEQHDKINIIYMMQEDFAKLDKSEKKLKAELNSLKMQIVNDQNNNKKLNNNLDTLISENESLQKSIEYWKNENSELSIKLCNEVTDVKLKNQLYTLSNKILDRLSILKKQSTVGENLPTHHFNEQLQNKHTIYQDQLADNDANDVNKINYINRNLKSKSKDPEKEIKENEIEEIELQEQLNIENTEKYISSNDCITFEFESSKNNNKNIKHKAKSDKNGHYRNKNEIEKLLNEIEIKNCKIRNYTETIQHLTQENTDLRAILKTQAEEYQTKLVLMKKRYDSSLNAVNERHKESVEILQKQFEDNLKSERIFEPENWLQSLNMKELVELYERISVIINSNENLICTKNKNQFFCEKDVQKQFYTEIREIEERLHMTEKNMYEKTDRNNILKLIQDDSPEKQWPLTILSDMQNYPTLQTQDDKPSMEHNIKFPYCEEKSPVLENKYKKEKQAEKDSTFDQQRWNFINQCSAYHKLSNNYEYSRSIHTD from the exons ATGTCCTATGCAGAACATGGTCCTCGAATTTTTTTAGCCAACAGATCTAACGGCGGAACACCTCTAATATACGGTGATTATGTTTTGCCCAAAAAGCGAATAGAAGGTCGATTAAAACTATATGATTCTTGTTCAGATATTAGAGCTTGGAGTCCGAATTATGTAGAACATTCACGTTACTTTCGTGAACTTAACGAAAATGGTTCACCA GTGGGGAAAATCATACCATTCAATGTTGTGATTGATAacataattcaattaaattcacaaactcaGAATGAACTCCAAATAGTCAAAaaagaattagaaaaatataaaagccTTCAACTTTCTCCTAAAcaagaacaacaattacgaagTTTA GAAAATaaacaagaaataaaagaattgtTGCAAAATGATAATTGTACATCACAATTAAAAGATGCATTTCTTAATATTAGTAAATCAGTTCCTGCAATTAATTCAAATTCATATTTATCAATTCATGTACCCTTCagaaaacattttcaaaataaaactaAAGACAAACCAATTTTAAGAATTCAACCAAATGAGATACATTCTTATTCTGCGACTGCAGTTGATCCATCTTTAAATAATAGTAGTTTAGTATCAACATATCAAAGTATTAAATCACTTATTACTGAAGGTATAATAAACgaatatctaaatatttttaatttatttactttcaaTTATGAACCCAATTTTTCAGACATAAATGATAAACCAGCACCCTGGATAGAATATATCGACGTAGGTGTACAA GTGGATATAAAACCATGCAACATAGAAAAGATTGATAATCAGatagataaatatttaaataaaacttcaaGTTTAACACCT gCAATATCACGAGCATCATTTACACCTAAATACAGTGATCAAGATACCACTATAACGGAATTGGACAGCAGTAGTATACAAACAAATAATGACAAAGAACAAAGTTTTGAATGCGATGCATCTTGTAGTGAAAGTtcacaaaatattgaaacagaATGTAGTTTTGATTCACATCAAAGTACTCATAAAGCGATTATTATTCAAAAAGATTCAGAAATCATTTCTTTAGAATATAAATTACGT GCAAGAGATGATGAATTAGAAGAATTACGAGACGCAAACAAAGAATTGAAAATATCACTAAGTACTCAACAAGAGAATCTTAAA ATGATACATGACAGATTCTTCAAATTGTACCATCAACATAATTATGAAGTAGAAAGTTTAAAGCAACAG CTTCATGATTACAAACATTTAATAGAGCAACTACAAAAAGATTTAAATGATAAATGTAAAACTTGCCATTTACAATctcaagaaattgaaaaacttcaaTTATGCAACAAAGATGTAGCAATGCTACAATCAGAGAAAAATTGCCTTTTA AAAAAATTACAAGAAATGGAACAATCTATTAAAAACGCTAAAACTTATaatttggaaaaaataaaatgtatctcACAACAGAAAGATGAACTTGAAAAACAAAATTATGAACAAAGTTGTATGATAACAGATCAAGAAGAAGaaataactcaattattagATGTGATTAAAGAAACGTCTATTACATATGAAGAACag ATGAAGACAAAGGATATGTTAGAGAATTTAAAAGCTGAAATtcataataagaatattaaaatttctcaatatGAAAAGCAATTAGTTTCTATTAAACAAGAAATTAgtgatttctttaataatttgaaacacgCTTTAAACAATTTGGAAGATCTCAATGGTTCATGTGAAGATATTTGTAACTGTGCAAACTGTGATTTAGATATTAATGAAGAAGCCAACAATGTGTTActaaatataaatgttattatgacaagatttcaaagttataaaataGAAAGTCAGAATCTTTTACAACAACTACAAGAGTTAAAACAatgtatagaaaataataaacaacaaaTTCATCTGAACCAAagtttagaaaatataatttgtgaagactgttattatgaatctgatctaaaacttaaaaatacaa GCGGGAAGACTAATGTAATTGTGCTTCGTATTGAGCAAAATAAAAGCAGTGTAAATGaattagaatttgaagatgaTATTTCTACTTCTATTACAAATCACAATTGCTTAGATACAACAAACAACAATTTCAACTTTTATAAACATGaaact GAATGTGACAACCGTATTGTAGAATTAAACCAAAAAACTAATGTTGATAAAGAAGGAAAAAAGATCCTCGaatatttttcacatttccTGATTAAACTGCGTTCACTTACTcaacaaatgaaaatatatgtagagACTGAACGTCCATTCATAATTAAACTGATTTACAGTTTTTACGACATTCTCGAAAATATTCAATCAGCTATTAATATTTCTCAGg ATATTACAATGAGGAAGCAACATATCTCTAACTTATATAATCAACATAAAGAAGAATATATgaagtgcgctttcaatattaAAGAGTTACCTCCTGGTTTATTGAAGatacaaaacaaaataaatgaatttattggaACCATTTTATGGCAATTGTTAGATGAAATATTACATAAAGAAAGAAACACTTTGCACGATAAACAAATTAATCATGCATTTGAAATGTACTTCAAATCTTGTATTGATAGAGTTAATAATGCTCTTCAcg GTGCTGGAGATCATCATATTCAAATAgttgaagaaattgaaaaacagCAAAAAGAGTTACAAAAAAAAGATACAGAAATAGCTCAGTTAAAAGAGGAAGTGGCACAGCATTTAGCAAGGAGAGGAGAAGGCGATTGCTTGCATCAAAGGGAATTAGAAAATAGTATTGCAATTAAAGAACAATTATCAAAAGTGACTGCAGAGCTTAGTAATAAAAAtggaattatattaaaattgaaagaccagcttcaaatatttaaaaatgaattatccaCACACAATAAAAACCGTAATGCattgaagaaaaaaaataagaattacaacaatattaaagataaaaaatgtttattgttAACAGTGAAGAataagataattaaaaatttatcccAGCGATTATCCGAAGTAAATGATGTAAATGTTAATATGACGAGCAAACTCATGGAAATAGAAagaaa ATTATGTGACATAAAGCACGAAAACCGCAAACTACAAGACCAAATTATGCAGGCAGATACGattatttcaaataacaataaaactataattaatttaaaagataacattgagaaaaatgaaaatattgtattGAGAAACATCACAGAACATCAAAACGTAGTAAAAGAAAAAGATTATGAAATTGTGAAACTgagaaatgaaaatgaattGTCAAGTGCAAAATTGAAAGATATGGAAAATAAATTGATCAAAAtgaatcaaacaattacatctTTAACAGAGCAACatgacaaaattaatatcaTATATATGATGCAAGAagattttgcaaaattagatAAAAGCGAGAAGAAATTAAAAGCTGAGCTTAACAGTCTAAAAATGCAAATTGTAAAtgatcaaaataataataaaaaacttaATAACAATTTGGATACGTTGATATCCGAAAATGAGAGCTTACAAAAATCTATTGAATATTGGAAAAATGAAAACTCcgaattatcaattaaactctgTAATGAAGTTACTGATGTAAAGTTGAAGAATCAATTATATACTCTTTCAAACAAAATACTCGACAGGTTATCAATTCTTAAAAAACAATCTACTGTAGGAGAAAATTTACCAACTCATCATTTTAATGAACAGTTGCAGAATAAGCACaca ATATATCAAGATCAACTGGCAGACAATGATGCTAatgatgttaataaaattaattatataaatagaaatttaaaatcaaaGTCTAAAGACCcggaaaaagaaataaaagaaaacgaGATAGAAGAAATTGAGTTACAAGAACAGCTGAATattgaaaatacagaaaaatatataaGCTCAAATGACTGTATAACATTTGAATTTGAATCTTcgaaaaacaataataaaaacataaagCACAAAGCAAAGTCTGACAAAAATGGgcattatagaaataaaaatgaaattgaaaaattattgaacgaaattgaaattaaaaattgtaaaataagaaattacacAGAAACTATACAACATTTAACGCAAGAAAATACAGATCTTCGTGCTATTCTTaaa acTCAAGCAGAAGAATATCAAACTAAATTGGTATTAATGAAGAAACGATATGACAGCAGTTTAAATGCAGTTAATGAAAGACATAAGGAAAgcgttgaaattttacaaaaacaatttgaagataatttaaaaagtgaaaGAATTTTTGAACCGGAAAATTGGTTACAA TCGCTGAATATGAAAGAATTAGTAGAACTTTACGAACGAATAAGCGTAATTATAAATagcaatgaaaatttaatatgcacaaaaaataaaaatcaatttttctgtGAGAAGGATGtacaaaaacaattttatacagaaaTTCGTGAAATAGAAGAAAGATTGCATATGACTGAAAAAAATATGTATGAAAAAACCGAtagaaacaatattttaaaattaatacaagaTGATTCACCTGAAAAACAATGGCCACTTACCATTTTAAGTGATATGCAAAATTATCCAACTTTACAAACACAAGACGACAAGCCTAGTATGGAGCACAATATtaa GTTTCCGTATTGTGAAGAGAAATCCCCAGTactagaaaataaatataaaaaagaaaaacaagcaGAAAAAGATAGTACT TTTGATCAGCAGAGatggaattttataaatcaatgCAGCGCATACCATAAATTAAGCAATAATTACGAATATTCTCGGTCTATTCATACAGattaa
- the LOC100883153 gene encoding uncharacterized protein LOC100883153 isoform X9 produces the protein MSYAEHGPRIFLANRSNGGTPLIYGDYVLPKKRIEGRLKLYDSCSDIRAWSPNYVEHSRYFRELNENGSPVGKIIPFNVVIDNIIQLNSQTQNELQIVKKELEKYKSLQLSPKQEQQLRSLENKQEIKELLQNDNCTSQLKDAFLNISKSVPAINSNSYLSIHVPFRKHFQNKTKDKPILRIQPNEIHSYSATAVDPSLNNSSLVSTYQSIKSLITEGIINEYLNIFNLFTFNYEPNFSDINDKPAPWIEYIDVGVQVDIKPCNIEKIDNQIDKYLNKTSSLTPAISRASFTPKYSDQDTTITELDSSSIQTNNDKEQSFECDASCSESSQNIETECSFDSHQSTHKAIIIQKDSEIISLEYKLRARDDELEELRDANKELKISLSTQQENLKMIHDRFFKLYHQHNYEVESLKQQKKLQEMEQSIKNAKTYNLEKIKCISQQKDELEKQNYEQSCMITDQEEEITQLLDVIKETSITYEEQMKTKDMLENLKAEIHNKNIKISQYEKQLVSIKQEISDFFNNLKHALNNLEDLNGSCEDICNCANCDLDINEEANNVLLNINVIMTRFQSYKIESQNLLQQLQELKQCIENNKQQIHLNQSLENIICEDCYYESDLKLKNTSGKTNVIVLRIEQNKSSVNELEFEDDISTSITNHNCLDTTNNNFNFYKHETECDNRIVELNQKTNVDKEGKKILEYFSHFLIKLRSLTQQMKIYVETERPFIIKLIYSFYDILENIQSAINISQDITMRKQHISNLYNQHKEEYMKCAFNIKELPPGLLKIQNKINEFIGTILWQLLDEILHKERNTLHDKQINHAFEMYFKSCIDRVNNALHGAGDHHIQIVEEIEKQQKELQKKDTEIAQLKEEVAQHLARRGEGDCLHQRELENSIAIKEQLSKVTAELSNKNGIILKLKDQLQIFKNELSTHNKNRNALKKKNKNYNNIKDKKCLLLTVKNKIIKNLSQRLSEVNDVNVNMTSKLMEIERKLCDIKHENRKLQDQIMQADTIISNNNKTIINLKDNIEKNENIVLRNITEHQNVVKEKDYEIVKLRNENELSSAKLKDMENKLIKMNQTITSLTEQHDKINIIYMMQEDFAKLDKSEKKLKAELNSLKMQIVNDQNNNKKLNNNLDTLISENESLQKSIEYWKNENSELSIKLCNEVTDVKLKNQLYTLSNKILDRLSILKKQSTVGENLPTHHFNEQLQNKHTIYQDQLADNDANDVNKINYINRNLKSKSKDPEKEIKENEIEEIELQEQLNIENTEKYISSNDCITFEFESSKNNNKNIKHKAKSDKNGHYRNKNEIEKLLNEIEIKNCKIRNYTETIQHLTQENTDLRAILKTQAEEYQTKLVLMKKRYDSSLNAVNERHKESVEILQKQFEDNLKSERIFEPENWLQSLNMKELVELYERISVIINSNENLICTKNKNQFFCEKDVQKQFYTEIREIEERLHMTEKNMYEKTDRNNILKLIQDDSPEKQWPLTILSDMQNYPTLQTQDDKPSMEHNIKFPYCEEKSPVLENKYKKEKQAEKDSTFDQQRWNFINQCSAYHKLSNNYEYSRSIHTD, from the exons ATGTCCTATGCAGAACATGGTCCTCGAATTTTTTTAGCCAACAGATCTAACGGCGGAACACCTCTAATATACGGTGATTATGTTTTGCCCAAAAAGCGAATAGAAGGTCGATTAAAACTATATGATTCTTGTTCAGATATTAGAGCTTGGAGTCCGAATTATGTAGAACATTCACGTTACTTTCGTGAACTTAACGAAAATGGTTCACCA GTGGGGAAAATCATACCATTCAATGTTGTGATTGATAacataattcaattaaattcacaaactcaGAATGAACTCCAAATAGTCAAAaaagaattagaaaaatataaaagccTTCAACTTTCTCCTAAAcaagaacaacaattacgaagTTTA GAAAATaaacaagaaataaaagaattgtTGCAAAATGATAATTGTACATCACAATTAAAAGATGCATTTCTTAATATTAGTAAATCAGTTCCTGCAATTAATTCAAATTCATATTTATCAATTCATGTACCCTTCagaaaacattttcaaaataaaactaAAGACAAACCAATTTTAAGAATTCAACCAAATGAGATACATTCTTATTCTGCGACTGCAGTTGATCCATCTTTAAATAATAGTAGTTTAGTATCAACATATCAAAGTATTAAATCACTTATTACTGAAGGTATAATAAACgaatatctaaatatttttaatttatttactttcaaTTATGAACCCAATTTTTCAGACATAAATGATAAACCAGCACCCTGGATAGAATATATCGACGTAGGTGTACAA GTGGATATAAAACCATGCAACATAGAAAAGATTGATAATCAGatagataaatatttaaataaaacttcaaGTTTAACACCT gCAATATCACGAGCATCATTTACACCTAAATACAGTGATCAAGATACCACTATAACGGAATTGGACAGCAGTAGTATACAAACAAATAATGACAAAGAACAAAGTTTTGAATGCGATGCATCTTGTAGTGAAAGTtcacaaaatattgaaacagaATGTAGTTTTGATTCACATCAAAGTACTCATAAAGCGATTATTATTCAAAAAGATTCAGAAATCATTTCTTTAGAATATAAATTACGT GCAAGAGATGATGAATTAGAAGAATTACGAGACGCAAACAAAGAATTGAAAATATCACTAAGTACTCAACAAGAGAATCTTAAA ATGATACATGACAGATTCTTCAAATTGTACCATCAACATAATTATGAAGTAGAAAGTTTAAAGCAACAG AAAAAATTACAAGAAATGGAACAATCTATTAAAAACGCTAAAACTTATaatttggaaaaaataaaatgtatctcACAACAGAAAGATGAACTTGAAAAACAAAATTATGAACAAAGTTGTATGATAACAGATCAAGAAGAAGaaataactcaattattagATGTGATTAAAGAAACGTCTATTACATATGAAGAACag ATGAAGACAAAGGATATGTTAGAGAATTTAAAAGCTGAAATtcataataagaatattaaaatttctcaatatGAAAAGCAATTAGTTTCTATTAAACAAGAAATTAgtgatttctttaataatttgaaacacgCTTTAAACAATTTGGAAGATCTCAATGGTTCATGTGAAGATATTTGTAACTGTGCAAACTGTGATTTAGATATTAATGAAGAAGCCAACAATGTGTTActaaatataaatgttattatgacaagatttcaaagttataaaataGAAAGTCAGAATCTTTTACAACAACTACAAGAGTTAAAACAatgtatagaaaataataaacaacaaaTTCATCTGAACCAAagtttagaaaatataatttgtgaagactgttattatgaatctgatctaaaacttaaaaatacaa GCGGGAAGACTAATGTAATTGTGCTTCGTATTGAGCAAAATAAAAGCAGTGTAAATGaattagaatttgaagatgaTATTTCTACTTCTATTACAAATCACAATTGCTTAGATACAACAAACAACAATTTCAACTTTTATAAACATGaaact GAATGTGACAACCGTATTGTAGAATTAAACCAAAAAACTAATGTTGATAAAGAAGGAAAAAAGATCCTCGaatatttttcacatttccTGATTAAACTGCGTTCACTTACTcaacaaatgaaaatatatgtagagACTGAACGTCCATTCATAATTAAACTGATTTACAGTTTTTACGACATTCTCGAAAATATTCAATCAGCTATTAATATTTCTCAGg ATATTACAATGAGGAAGCAACATATCTCTAACTTATATAATCAACATAAAGAAGAATATATgaagtgcgctttcaatattaAAGAGTTACCTCCTGGTTTATTGAAGatacaaaacaaaataaatgaatttattggaACCATTTTATGGCAATTGTTAGATGAAATATTACATAAAGAAAGAAACACTTTGCACGATAAACAAATTAATCATGCATTTGAAATGTACTTCAAATCTTGTATTGATAGAGTTAATAATGCTCTTCAcg GTGCTGGAGATCATCATATTCAAATAgttgaagaaattgaaaaacagCAAAAAGAGTTACAAAAAAAAGATACAGAAATAGCTCAGTTAAAAGAGGAAGTGGCACAGCATTTAGCAAGGAGAGGAGAAGGCGATTGCTTGCATCAAAGGGAATTAGAAAATAGTATTGCAATTAAAGAACAATTATCAAAAGTGACTGCAGAGCTTAGTAATAAAAAtggaattatattaaaattgaaagaccagcttcaaatatttaaaaatgaattatccaCACACAATAAAAACCGTAATGCattgaagaaaaaaaataagaattacaacaatattaaagataaaaaatgtttattgttAACAGTGAAGAataagataattaaaaatttatcccAGCGATTATCCGAAGTAAATGATGTAAATGTTAATATGACGAGCAAACTCATGGAAATAGAAagaaa ATTATGTGACATAAAGCACGAAAACCGCAAACTACAAGACCAAATTATGCAGGCAGATACGattatttcaaataacaataaaactataattaatttaaaagataacattgagaaaaatgaaaatattgtattGAGAAACATCACAGAACATCAAAACGTAGTAAAAGAAAAAGATTATGAAATTGTGAAACTgagaaatgaaaatgaattGTCAAGTGCAAAATTGAAAGATATGGAAAATAAATTGATCAAAAtgaatcaaacaattacatctTTAACAGAGCAACatgacaaaattaatatcaTATATATGATGCAAGAagattttgcaaaattagatAAAAGCGAGAAGAAATTAAAAGCTGAGCTTAACAGTCTAAAAATGCAAATTGTAAAtgatcaaaataataataaaaaacttaATAACAATTTGGATACGTTGATATCCGAAAATGAGAGCTTACAAAAATCTATTGAATATTGGAAAAATGAAAACTCcgaattatcaattaaactctgTAATGAAGTTACTGATGTAAAGTTGAAGAATCAATTATATACTCTTTCAAACAAAATACTCGACAGGTTATCAATTCTTAAAAAACAATCTACTGTAGGAGAAAATTTACCAACTCATCATTTTAATGAACAGTTGCAGAATAAGCACaca ATATATCAAGATCAACTGGCAGACAATGATGCTAatgatgttaataaaattaattatataaatagaaatttaaaatcaaaGTCTAAAGACCcggaaaaagaaataaaagaaaacgaGATAGAAGAAATTGAGTTACAAGAACAGCTGAATattgaaaatacagaaaaatatataaGCTCAAATGACTGTATAACATTTGAATTTGAATCTTcgaaaaacaataataaaaacataaagCACAAAGCAAAGTCTGACAAAAATGGgcattatagaaataaaaatgaaattgaaaaattattgaacgaaattgaaattaaaaattgtaaaataagaaattacacAGAAACTATACAACATTTAACGCAAGAAAATACAGATCTTCGTGCTATTCTTaaa acTCAAGCAGAAGAATATCAAACTAAATTGGTATTAATGAAGAAACGATATGACAGCAGTTTAAATGCAGTTAATGAAAGACATAAGGAAAgcgttgaaattttacaaaaacaatttgaagataatttaaaaagtgaaaGAATTTTTGAACCGGAAAATTGGTTACAA TCGCTGAATATGAAAGAATTAGTAGAACTTTACGAACGAATAAGCGTAATTATAAATagcaatgaaaatttaatatgcacaaaaaataaaaatcaatttttctgtGAGAAGGATGtacaaaaacaattttatacagaaaTTCGTGAAATAGAAGAAAGATTGCATATGACTGAAAAAAATATGTATGAAAAAACCGAtagaaacaatattttaaaattaatacaagaTGATTCACCTGAAAAACAATGGCCACTTACCATTTTAAGTGATATGCAAAATTATCCAACTTTACAAACACAAGACGACAAGCCTAGTATGGAGCACAATATtaa GTTTCCGTATTGTGAAGAGAAATCCCCAGTactagaaaataaatataaaaaagaaaaacaagcaGAAAAAGATAGTACT TTTGATCAGCAGAGatggaattttataaatcaatgCAGCGCATACCATAAATTAAGCAATAATTACGAATATTCTCGGTCTATTCATACAGattaa